The following are encoded together in the Equus quagga isolate Etosha38 chromosome 15, UCLA_HA_Equagga_1.0, whole genome shotgun sequence genome:
- the MTMR3 gene encoding myotubularin-related protein 3 isoform X1, whose product MDEETRHSLECIQANQIFPRKQLIREDENLQVPFLELHGESTEYVGRAEDAIIALSNYRLHIKFKESLVNTASQSTASEIPVPLQLIESVECRDIFQLHLTCKDCKVIRCQFSTFEQCQEWLKRLNNAIRPPAKIEDLFSFAYHAWCMEVYASEKEQHGDLCRPGEHVTSRFKNEVERMGFDMNNAWRISNINEKYKLCGSYPQELIVPAWITDKELESVASFRSWKRIPAVVYRHQSNGAVIARCGQPEVSWWGWRNADDEHLVQSVAKACASDSRSGGSKLSTRNSPRDFPNPGDLSDVDFDSSLSNTSGAESLAIQPQKLLILDARSYAAAVANRAKGGGCECPEYYPNCEVVFMGMANIHSIRRSFQSLRLLCTQMPDPGNWLSALESTKWLHHLSVLLKSALLVVHAVDRDQRPVLAHCSDGWDRTPQIVALAKLLLDPYYRTIEGFQVLVEMEWLDFGHKFADRCGHGENSDDLNERCPVFLQWLDCVHQLQRQFPCSFEFNEAFLVKLVQHTYSCLFGTFLCNNAKERGEKHTQERTCSVWSLLRAGNKAFKNLLYSSQSEAVLYPVCHVRNLMLWSAVYLPCPSPSTPVDDSCAPYPAPGTSPDDPPLSRLPKTRSFDNLTTACDNTVPLASRRSSDPSLNEKWQEHRRSLELSSLAGPGEEPLDPDSLGKPTKVLGGAELSVAAGVAEGQMENILQEATKEESGVEEPAHRGSIEMQVKEEVLLEKENRGKIPEGSAIVLHQIPELDAAALRSHPVLPSSLQEPLRGEDAQEVPVEQPHTGAVAEDREEAVLPIPVDAQAGYGTSQSSSLLPSQVPFEARGSNADSSMDMLMEDKVKSESELQGHLRPCLVNSGRFSGKDMLPQALEPRPLERSLTERPQVGSLVHRTSPDSIHSPVHSPCALPLAECKEGLVCNGAPETENKASEQQPLGLSTLQKYPTPNGHCANGEAGRSKDSLSRQLSVTSCSSAHLHSRNLHKWLHSHSGRPSATGSPDQPSRSHLDDDGMPVYTDTIQQRLRQIESGHQQEVETLKKQVQELRSRLESQYLTSSLHFNGDFGDEVTSIPDSESNLDQNCLSRCSTEIFSEASWEQVDKQDTEMTRWLPDHLAAHCYACDSTFWLASRKHHCRDTDRVDQTWNCGNVFCSSCCNQKVPVPSQQLFEPSRVCKSCYSSLHPTSSSIDLELDKPIAATSN is encoded by the exons ACCGCCTCTCAATCTACTGCTTCTGAGATCCCA GTTCCATTACAGCTTATAGAAAGTGTTGAATGCCGAGATATATTTCAGCTTCATTTGACATGTAAAGACTGCAAAGTTATCAG GTGTCAGTTCTCAACCTTTGAGCAGTGTCAAGAGTGGCTTAAGAGACTGAACAATGCAATTCGGCCACCTGCTAAAATAGAAGATCTCTTCTCATTTGCTTACCACGCTTGGTGCATGGAGGTCTACGCCAGTGAAAAAGAGCAACATGGAGACCTGTGCAGACCAG GGGAGCACGTAACGTCAAGGTTTAAAAACGAAGTGGAGCGGATGGGTTTTGATATGAACAATGCCTGGAGGATTTCCAACATCAATGAGAAGTACAA GCTATGTGGTAGCTATCCACAGGAGCTCATAGTGCCTGCCTGGATCACTGACAAAGAACTAGAAAGTGTAGCAAGCTTCAGATCCTGGAAGCGCATCCCTGCTGTCGTCTACAG GCACCAGAGCAATGGAGCTGTCATCGCCCGCTGTGGACAGCCAGAGGTCAGCTGGTGGGGCTGGCGAAATGCCGATGATGAGCATCTGGTGCAGTCAGTAGCCAAAGCTTGTGCCTCTGACTCCCGATCAGGTGGCAGCAAGCTATCAACTAGGAACAGTCCTCGAGACTTCCCCAATCCAGGAGACCTTTCTGACGTGGACTTTG ATTCTTCTCTGTCAAATACTTCAGGAGCAGAGAGTTTGGCCATCCAACCACAGAAGCTTTTGATCTTGGATGCACGCTCCTATGCAGCAGCTGTGGCAAACCGAGCCAAAGGAGGAGGGTGTGAATGCCCAG AGTATTACCCAAACTGTGAAGTTGTATTTATGGGGATGGCAAATATTCATTCAATTCGGAGGAGTTTTCAGTCCCTGCGGTTGCTCTGCACACAGATGCCAGATCCGGGAAA TTGGCTCTCAGCTCTTGAAAGCACAAAATGGCTCCATCACCTGTCTGTGCTTCTGAAGTCGGCACTTCTGGTAGTGCACGCCGTGGATCGTGATCAGCGACCAGTGCTAGCACACTGCTCAGATGGCTGGGACCGAACCCCCCAGATTGTGGCATTAGCTAAGCTCTTACTGGACCCTTATTACCGAACCATAGAG GGTTTCCAGGTTCTCGTGGAGATGGAGTGGCTGGATTTTGGCCACAAGTTTGCTGACCGGTGTGGTCATGGGGAGAACTCGGATGATCTGAACGAGCGTTGCCCAGTGTTTCTGCAGTGGCTTGACTGTGTTCATCAGCTTCAGAGGCAATTTCCTTGCTCTTTTGAGTTCAATGAAGCATTCCTT GTGAAACTGGTGCAACATACCTATTCCTGCCTCTTTGGAACATTCCTGTGCAACAAcgccaaggagagaggggaaaagcaTACTCAGGAACGAACATGTTCCGTGTGGTCGCTCCTTCGGGCCGGCAACAAGGCTTTCAAAAACCTACTGTATTCCTCTCAGTCAGAAGCC GTGCTGTACCCTGTGTGCCACGTGCGCAATCTAATGCTGTGGAGTGCAGTGTATCTGCCCTGCCCTTCCCCGTCCACCCCTGTGGACGACAGCTGTGCACCATACCCAGCACCTGGCACCAGCCCTGATGATCCACCCCTGAGCCG GCTACCAAAGACTAGATCATTTGACAATCTGACCACAGCCTGCGACAACACAGTGCCTCTAGCCAGCCGGCGCAGCAGTGACCCAAGCCTTAACGAGAAGTGGCAGGAGCACCGGCGCTCACTAGAACTGAGCAGCCTGGCTGGTCCTGGAGAGGAACCTCTTGATCCTGACAGCCTGGGGAAGCCAACCAAAGTGCTGGGTGGCGCCGAGCTGTCTGTTGCAGCTGGAGTGGCCGAGGGGCAGATGGAGAACATTTTGCAagaggccaccaaagaggagagTGGGGTAGAGGAGCCTGCCCACAGGGGGAGCATTGAGATGCAGGTCAAAGAGGAGGTGCTCTTAGAAAAGGAGAACAGGGGGAAGATCCCTGAGGGCTCTGCCATTGTACTTCATCAAATCCCGGAACTGGATGCTGCTGCTCTGAGGAGTCATCCTGTTCTCCCCAGTTCTCTCCAGGAGCCTCTCAGGGGAGAGGATGCCCAAGAGGTCCCTGTAGAACAGCCTCACACAGGAGCTGTCGCAGAGGACAGGGAGGAAGCAGTTCTTCCAATCCCAGTAGATGCACAAGCTGGCTATGGTACCTCACAGTCAAGTTCTCTGCTGCCCTCCCAAGTCCCATTTGAGGCCAGAGGATCAAACGCAGACAGCTCCATGGACATGTTAATGGAAGATAAAGTGAAGTCAGAAAGTGAGCTCCAAGGCCATCTTAGACCTTGCCTGGTAAACAGTGGCAGGTTCAGTGGCAAGGACATGCTTCCTCAAGCCTTGGAGCCCAGGCCTTTGGAGAGGAGCCTGACTGAGAGGCCCCAAGTGGGATCTTTGGTGCATAGGACTTCCCCTGACAGCATCCACAGCCCAGTGCATTCTCCTTGTGCCTTGCCTTTAGCCGAATGTAAAGAGGGGCTCGTGTGCAATGGTGCCCCAGAGACTGAAAATAAGGCCTCAGAGCAGCAGCCCCTAGGGCTTAGCACCCTCCAGAAGTACCCCACCCCCAATGGGCACTGCGCCAATGGGGAGGCTGGTAGGAGCAAGGACTCACTGAGTCGCCAGCTGTCTGTCACAAGCTGCAGCTCTGCCCACTTACACTCAAGGAACTTGCACAAGTGGCTGCACAGCCACTCGGGGAGGCCGTCTGCAACTGGCAGCCCTGACCAGCCTTCTCGCAGCCACTTGGATGATGATGGCATGCCTGTGTACACGGACACTATCCAACAGCGCCTGCGTCAGATTGAGTCAGGTCATCAGCAGGAAGTGGAGACCTTGAAGAAACAAGTCCAGGAGCTAAGGAGTCGCCTGGAGAGCCAGTACCTGACCAGCTCCCTGCACTTCAATGGGGACTTTGGGGATGAAGTA ACTTCAATCCCTGACTCGGAAAGCAATCTGGATCAGAACTGTTTGTCTCGCTGCAGCACAGAGATTTTCTCTGAAGCCAGCTGGGAGCAGGTGGATAAACAGGACACAGAG ATGACCCGTTGGCTCCCTGACCACCTGGCGGCCCACTGCTATGCGTGCGACAGCACCTTCTGGCTTGCCAGCAGGAAGCACCACTGCAG GGACACTGACCGTGTTGATCAAACGTG GAATTGTGGGAACGTATTCTGCTCCAGTTGTTGTAACCAGAAGGTTCCAGTTCCAAGCCAGCAGCTCTTTGAACCTAGTCGAGTGTGCAAGTCTTGCTACAGCAGCCTGCATCCCACAAGCTCCAGCATTGATCTTGAACTGGATAAGCCCATTGCTGCCACTTCAAACTGA
- the MTMR3 gene encoding myotubularin-related protein 3 isoform X12 yields MDEETRHSLECIQANQIFPRKQLIREDENLQVPFLELHGESTEYVGRAEDAIIALSNYRLHIKFKESLVNTASQSTASEIPVPLQLIESVECRDIFQLHLTCKDCKVIRCQFSTFEQCQEWLKRLNNAIRPPAKIEDLFSFAYHAWCMEVYASEKEQHGDLCRPGEHVTSRFKNEVERMGFDMNNAWRISNINEKYKLCGSYPQELIVPAWITDKELESVASFRSWKRIPAVVYRHQSNGAVIARCGQPEVSWWGWRNADDEHLVQSVAKACASDSRSGGSKLSTRNSPRDFPNPGDLSDVDFDSSLSNTSGAESLAIQPQKLLILDARSYAAAVANRAKGGGCECPEYYPNCEVVFMGMANIHSIRRSFQSLRLLCTQMPDPGNWLSALESTKWLHHLSVLLKSALLVVHAVDRDQRPVLAHCSDGWDRTPQIVALAKLLLDPYYRTIEGFQVLVEMEWLDFGHKFADRCGHGENSDDLNERCPVFLQWLDCVHQLQRQFPCSFEFNEAFLVKLVQHTYSCLFGTFLCNNAKERGEKHTQERTCSVWSLLRAGNKAFKNLLYSSQSEAVLYPVCHVRNLMLWSAVYLPCPSPSTPVDDSCAPYPAPGTSPDDPPLSRLPKTRSFDNLTTACDNTVPLASRRSSDPSLNEKWQEHRRSLELSSLAGPGEEPLDPDSLGKPTKVLGGAELSVAAGVAEGQMENILQEATKEESGVEEPAHRGSIEMQVKEEVLLEKENRGKIPEGSAIVLHQIPELDAAALRSHPVLPSSLQEPLRGEDAQEVPVEQPHTGAVAEDREEAVLPIPVDAQAGYGTSQSSSLLPSQVPFEARGSNADSSMDMLMEDKVKSESELQGHLRPCLVNSGRFSGKDMLPQALEPRPLERSLTERPQVGSLVHRTSPDSIHSPVHSPCALPLAECKEGLVCNGAPETENKASEQQPLGLSTLQKYPTPNGHCANGEAGRSKDSLSRQLSVTSCSSAHLHSRNLHKWLHSHSGRPSATGSPDQPSRSHLDDDGMPVYTDTIQQRLRQIESGHQQEVETLKKQVQELRSRLESQYLTSSLHFNGDFGDEVVSTSWCLHNCPRSQGTLRLGTLCAYCMMIGRDF; encoded by the exons ACCGCCTCTCAATCTACTGCTTCTGAGATCCCA GTTCCATTACAGCTTATAGAAAGTGTTGAATGCCGAGATATATTTCAGCTTCATTTGACATGTAAAGACTGCAAAGTTATCAG GTGTCAGTTCTCAACCTTTGAGCAGTGTCAAGAGTGGCTTAAGAGACTGAACAATGCAATTCGGCCACCTGCTAAAATAGAAGATCTCTTCTCATTTGCTTACCACGCTTGGTGCATGGAGGTCTACGCCAGTGAAAAAGAGCAACATGGAGACCTGTGCAGACCAG GGGAGCACGTAACGTCAAGGTTTAAAAACGAAGTGGAGCGGATGGGTTTTGATATGAACAATGCCTGGAGGATTTCCAACATCAATGAGAAGTACAA GCTATGTGGTAGCTATCCACAGGAGCTCATAGTGCCTGCCTGGATCACTGACAAAGAACTAGAAAGTGTAGCAAGCTTCAGATCCTGGAAGCGCATCCCTGCTGTCGTCTACAG GCACCAGAGCAATGGAGCTGTCATCGCCCGCTGTGGACAGCCAGAGGTCAGCTGGTGGGGCTGGCGAAATGCCGATGATGAGCATCTGGTGCAGTCAGTAGCCAAAGCTTGTGCCTCTGACTCCCGATCAGGTGGCAGCAAGCTATCAACTAGGAACAGTCCTCGAGACTTCCCCAATCCAGGAGACCTTTCTGACGTGGACTTTG ATTCTTCTCTGTCAAATACTTCAGGAGCAGAGAGTTTGGCCATCCAACCACAGAAGCTTTTGATCTTGGATGCACGCTCCTATGCAGCAGCTGTGGCAAACCGAGCCAAAGGAGGAGGGTGTGAATGCCCAG AGTATTACCCAAACTGTGAAGTTGTATTTATGGGGATGGCAAATATTCATTCAATTCGGAGGAGTTTTCAGTCCCTGCGGTTGCTCTGCACACAGATGCCAGATCCGGGAAA TTGGCTCTCAGCTCTTGAAAGCACAAAATGGCTCCATCACCTGTCTGTGCTTCTGAAGTCGGCACTTCTGGTAGTGCACGCCGTGGATCGTGATCAGCGACCAGTGCTAGCACACTGCTCAGATGGCTGGGACCGAACCCCCCAGATTGTGGCATTAGCTAAGCTCTTACTGGACCCTTATTACCGAACCATAGAG GGTTTCCAGGTTCTCGTGGAGATGGAGTGGCTGGATTTTGGCCACAAGTTTGCTGACCGGTGTGGTCATGGGGAGAACTCGGATGATCTGAACGAGCGTTGCCCAGTGTTTCTGCAGTGGCTTGACTGTGTTCATCAGCTTCAGAGGCAATTTCCTTGCTCTTTTGAGTTCAATGAAGCATTCCTT GTGAAACTGGTGCAACATACCTATTCCTGCCTCTTTGGAACATTCCTGTGCAACAAcgccaaggagagaggggaaaagcaTACTCAGGAACGAACATGTTCCGTGTGGTCGCTCCTTCGGGCCGGCAACAAGGCTTTCAAAAACCTACTGTATTCCTCTCAGTCAGAAGCC GTGCTGTACCCTGTGTGCCACGTGCGCAATCTAATGCTGTGGAGTGCAGTGTATCTGCCCTGCCCTTCCCCGTCCACCCCTGTGGACGACAGCTGTGCACCATACCCAGCACCTGGCACCAGCCCTGATGATCCACCCCTGAGCCG GCTACCAAAGACTAGATCATTTGACAATCTGACCACAGCCTGCGACAACACAGTGCCTCTAGCCAGCCGGCGCAGCAGTGACCCAAGCCTTAACGAGAAGTGGCAGGAGCACCGGCGCTCACTAGAACTGAGCAGCCTGGCTGGTCCTGGAGAGGAACCTCTTGATCCTGACAGCCTGGGGAAGCCAACCAAAGTGCTGGGTGGCGCCGAGCTGTCTGTTGCAGCTGGAGTGGCCGAGGGGCAGATGGAGAACATTTTGCAagaggccaccaaagaggagagTGGGGTAGAGGAGCCTGCCCACAGGGGGAGCATTGAGATGCAGGTCAAAGAGGAGGTGCTCTTAGAAAAGGAGAACAGGGGGAAGATCCCTGAGGGCTCTGCCATTGTACTTCATCAAATCCCGGAACTGGATGCTGCTGCTCTGAGGAGTCATCCTGTTCTCCCCAGTTCTCTCCAGGAGCCTCTCAGGGGAGAGGATGCCCAAGAGGTCCCTGTAGAACAGCCTCACACAGGAGCTGTCGCAGAGGACAGGGAGGAAGCAGTTCTTCCAATCCCAGTAGATGCACAAGCTGGCTATGGTACCTCACAGTCAAGTTCTCTGCTGCCCTCCCAAGTCCCATTTGAGGCCAGAGGATCAAACGCAGACAGCTCCATGGACATGTTAATGGAAGATAAAGTGAAGTCAGAAAGTGAGCTCCAAGGCCATCTTAGACCTTGCCTGGTAAACAGTGGCAGGTTCAGTGGCAAGGACATGCTTCCTCAAGCCTTGGAGCCCAGGCCTTTGGAGAGGAGCCTGACTGAGAGGCCCCAAGTGGGATCTTTGGTGCATAGGACTTCCCCTGACAGCATCCACAGCCCAGTGCATTCTCCTTGTGCCTTGCCTTTAGCCGAATGTAAAGAGGGGCTCGTGTGCAATGGTGCCCCAGAGACTGAAAATAAGGCCTCAGAGCAGCAGCCCCTAGGGCTTAGCACCCTCCAGAAGTACCCCACCCCCAATGGGCACTGCGCCAATGGGGAGGCTGGTAGGAGCAAGGACTCACTGAGTCGCCAGCTGTCTGTCACAAGCTGCAGCTCTGCCCACTTACACTCAAGGAACTTGCACAAGTGGCTGCACAGCCACTCGGGGAGGCCGTCTGCAACTGGCAGCCCTGACCAGCCTTCTCGCAGCCACTTGGATGATGATGGCATGCCTGTGTACACGGACACTATCCAACAGCGCCTGCGTCAGATTGAGTCAGGTCATCAGCAGGAAGTGGAGACCTTGAAGAAACAAGTCCAGGAGCTAAGGAGTCGCCTGGAGAGCCAGTACCTGACCAGCTCCCTGCACTTCAATGGGGACTTTGGGGATGAAGTAGTGAGTACATCATGGTGCCTCCACAACTGTCCAAGGAGTCAGGGCACACTGAGGCTGGGCACCCTTTGTGCCTACTGCATGATGATTGGTAGAGATTTCTAA
- the MTMR3 gene encoding myotubularin-related protein 3 isoform X6 encodes MDEETRHSLECIQANQIFPRKQLIREDENLQVPFLELHGESTEYVGRAEDAIIALSNYRLHIKFKESLVNTASQSTASEIPVPLQLIESVECRDIFQLHLTCKDCKVIRCQFSTFEQCQEWLKRLNNAIRPPAKIEDLFSFAYHAWCMEVYASEKEQHGDLCRPGEHVTSRFKNEVERMGFDMNNAWRISNINEKYKLCGSYPQELIVPAWITDKELESVASFRSWKRIPAVVYRHQSNGAVIARCGQPEVSWWGWRNADDEHLVQSVAKACASDSRSGGSKLSTRNSPRDFPNPGDLSDVDFDSSLSNTSGAESLAIQPQKLLILDARSYAAAVANRAKGGGCECPEYYPNCEVVFMGMANIHSIRRSFQSLRLLCTQMPDPGNWLSALESTKWLHHLSVLLKSALLVVHAVDRDQRPVLAHCSDGWDRTPQIVALAKLLLDPYYRTIEGFQVLVEMEWLDFGHKFADRCGHGENSDDLNERCPVFLQWLDCVHQLQRQFPCSFEFNEAFLVKLVQHTYSCLFGTFLCNNAKERGEKHTQERTCSVWSLLRAGNKAFKNLLYSSQSEAVLYPVCHVRNLMLWSAVYLPCPSPSTPVDDSCAPYPAPGTSPDDPPLSRLPKTRSFDNLTTACDNTVPLASRRSSDPSLNEKWQEHRRSLELSSLAGPGEEPLDPDSLGKPTKVLGGAELSVAAGVAEGQMENILQEATKEESGVEEPAHRGSIEMQVKEEVLLEKENRGKIPEGSAIVLHQIPELDAAALRSHPVLPSSLQEPLRGEDAQEVPVEQPHTGAVAEDREEAVLPIPVDAQAGYGTSQSSSLLPSQVPFEARGSNADSSMDMLMEDKVKSESELQGHLRPCLVNSGRFSGKDMLPQALEPRPLERSLTERPQVGSLVHRTSPDSIHSPVHSPCALPLAECKEGLVCNGAPETENKASEQQPLGLSTLQKYPTPNGHCANGEAGRSKDSLSRQLSVTSCSSAHLHSRNLHKWLHSHSGRPSATGSPDQPSRSHLDDDGMPVYTDTIQQRLRQIESGHQQEVETLKKQVQELRSRLESQYLTSSLHFNGDFGDEVMTRWLPDHLAAHCYACDSTFWLASRKHHCRDTDRVDQTWNCGNVFCSSCCNQKVPVPSQQLFEPSRVCKSCYSSLHPTSSSIDLELDKPIAATSN; translated from the exons ACCGCCTCTCAATCTACTGCTTCTGAGATCCCA GTTCCATTACAGCTTATAGAAAGTGTTGAATGCCGAGATATATTTCAGCTTCATTTGACATGTAAAGACTGCAAAGTTATCAG GTGTCAGTTCTCAACCTTTGAGCAGTGTCAAGAGTGGCTTAAGAGACTGAACAATGCAATTCGGCCACCTGCTAAAATAGAAGATCTCTTCTCATTTGCTTACCACGCTTGGTGCATGGAGGTCTACGCCAGTGAAAAAGAGCAACATGGAGACCTGTGCAGACCAG GGGAGCACGTAACGTCAAGGTTTAAAAACGAAGTGGAGCGGATGGGTTTTGATATGAACAATGCCTGGAGGATTTCCAACATCAATGAGAAGTACAA GCTATGTGGTAGCTATCCACAGGAGCTCATAGTGCCTGCCTGGATCACTGACAAAGAACTAGAAAGTGTAGCAAGCTTCAGATCCTGGAAGCGCATCCCTGCTGTCGTCTACAG GCACCAGAGCAATGGAGCTGTCATCGCCCGCTGTGGACAGCCAGAGGTCAGCTGGTGGGGCTGGCGAAATGCCGATGATGAGCATCTGGTGCAGTCAGTAGCCAAAGCTTGTGCCTCTGACTCCCGATCAGGTGGCAGCAAGCTATCAACTAGGAACAGTCCTCGAGACTTCCCCAATCCAGGAGACCTTTCTGACGTGGACTTTG ATTCTTCTCTGTCAAATACTTCAGGAGCAGAGAGTTTGGCCATCCAACCACAGAAGCTTTTGATCTTGGATGCACGCTCCTATGCAGCAGCTGTGGCAAACCGAGCCAAAGGAGGAGGGTGTGAATGCCCAG AGTATTACCCAAACTGTGAAGTTGTATTTATGGGGATGGCAAATATTCATTCAATTCGGAGGAGTTTTCAGTCCCTGCGGTTGCTCTGCACACAGATGCCAGATCCGGGAAA TTGGCTCTCAGCTCTTGAAAGCACAAAATGGCTCCATCACCTGTCTGTGCTTCTGAAGTCGGCACTTCTGGTAGTGCACGCCGTGGATCGTGATCAGCGACCAGTGCTAGCACACTGCTCAGATGGCTGGGACCGAACCCCCCAGATTGTGGCATTAGCTAAGCTCTTACTGGACCCTTATTACCGAACCATAGAG GGTTTCCAGGTTCTCGTGGAGATGGAGTGGCTGGATTTTGGCCACAAGTTTGCTGACCGGTGTGGTCATGGGGAGAACTCGGATGATCTGAACGAGCGTTGCCCAGTGTTTCTGCAGTGGCTTGACTGTGTTCATCAGCTTCAGAGGCAATTTCCTTGCTCTTTTGAGTTCAATGAAGCATTCCTT GTGAAACTGGTGCAACATACCTATTCCTGCCTCTTTGGAACATTCCTGTGCAACAAcgccaaggagagaggggaaaagcaTACTCAGGAACGAACATGTTCCGTGTGGTCGCTCCTTCGGGCCGGCAACAAGGCTTTCAAAAACCTACTGTATTCCTCTCAGTCAGAAGCC GTGCTGTACCCTGTGTGCCACGTGCGCAATCTAATGCTGTGGAGTGCAGTGTATCTGCCCTGCCCTTCCCCGTCCACCCCTGTGGACGACAGCTGTGCACCATACCCAGCACCTGGCACCAGCCCTGATGATCCACCCCTGAGCCG GCTACCAAAGACTAGATCATTTGACAATCTGACCACAGCCTGCGACAACACAGTGCCTCTAGCCAGCCGGCGCAGCAGTGACCCAAGCCTTAACGAGAAGTGGCAGGAGCACCGGCGCTCACTAGAACTGAGCAGCCTGGCTGGTCCTGGAGAGGAACCTCTTGATCCTGACAGCCTGGGGAAGCCAACCAAAGTGCTGGGTGGCGCCGAGCTGTCTGTTGCAGCTGGAGTGGCCGAGGGGCAGATGGAGAACATTTTGCAagaggccaccaaagaggagagTGGGGTAGAGGAGCCTGCCCACAGGGGGAGCATTGAGATGCAGGTCAAAGAGGAGGTGCTCTTAGAAAAGGAGAACAGGGGGAAGATCCCTGAGGGCTCTGCCATTGTACTTCATCAAATCCCGGAACTGGATGCTGCTGCTCTGAGGAGTCATCCTGTTCTCCCCAGTTCTCTCCAGGAGCCTCTCAGGGGAGAGGATGCCCAAGAGGTCCCTGTAGAACAGCCTCACACAGGAGCTGTCGCAGAGGACAGGGAGGAAGCAGTTCTTCCAATCCCAGTAGATGCACAAGCTGGCTATGGTACCTCACAGTCAAGTTCTCTGCTGCCCTCCCAAGTCCCATTTGAGGCCAGAGGATCAAACGCAGACAGCTCCATGGACATGTTAATGGAAGATAAAGTGAAGTCAGAAAGTGAGCTCCAAGGCCATCTTAGACCTTGCCTGGTAAACAGTGGCAGGTTCAGTGGCAAGGACATGCTTCCTCAAGCCTTGGAGCCCAGGCCTTTGGAGAGGAGCCTGACTGAGAGGCCCCAAGTGGGATCTTTGGTGCATAGGACTTCCCCTGACAGCATCCACAGCCCAGTGCATTCTCCTTGTGCCTTGCCTTTAGCCGAATGTAAAGAGGGGCTCGTGTGCAATGGTGCCCCAGAGACTGAAAATAAGGCCTCAGAGCAGCAGCCCCTAGGGCTTAGCACCCTCCAGAAGTACCCCACCCCCAATGGGCACTGCGCCAATGGGGAGGCTGGTAGGAGCAAGGACTCACTGAGTCGCCAGCTGTCTGTCACAAGCTGCAGCTCTGCCCACTTACACTCAAGGAACTTGCACAAGTGGCTGCACAGCCACTCGGGGAGGCCGTCTGCAACTGGCAGCCCTGACCAGCCTTCTCGCAGCCACTTGGATGATGATGGCATGCCTGTGTACACGGACACTATCCAACAGCGCCTGCGTCAGATTGAGTCAGGTCATCAGCAGGAAGTGGAGACCTTGAAGAAACAAGTCCAGGAGCTAAGGAGTCGCCTGGAGAGCCAGTACCTGACCAGCTCCCTGCACTTCAATGGGGACTTTGGGGATGAAGTA ATGACCCGTTGGCTCCCTGACCACCTGGCGGCCCACTGCTATGCGTGCGACAGCACCTTCTGGCTTGCCAGCAGGAAGCACCACTGCAG GGACACTGACCGTGTTGATCAAACGTG GAATTGTGGGAACGTATTCTGCTCCAGTTGTTGTAACCAGAAGGTTCCAGTTCCAAGCCAGCAGCTCTTTGAACCTAGTCGAGTGTGCAAGTCTTGCTACAGCAGCCTGCATCCCACAAGCTCCAGCATTGATCTTGAACTGGATAAGCCCATTGCTGCCACTTCAAACTGA